The Streptomyces cynarae genome contains a region encoding:
- a CDS encoding GcvT family protein encodes MAGPRVVIIGAGVVGAALADEISARGWTEVTVVDQGPLPATGGSSSHAPGLVFQTNPSKTMTELARYTVEKFCSLDVDGKPCFLQVGGLEVATTPERLAELHRRHGWITSWGIEARLLTADECVEQHPLVDRDKILGGLLVPTDGLAKAVLAVEAQIRRATGRGVRFLARHEVLDVRQSEGRVTGVLTDQGEIPADVVVCCAGIWGPKIARMVGMNLPLTPLAHQLAWTGPIPALAGQTEEAVRPILRHQDADLYYRDRFDGIGIGYYGHRPMPVSADDILSVDEAEEMPSVLKFTEEDFEDAWTETRSLLPATREAKVEEGINGLFSFTTDGYPLLGESQDVKGFWVAEAVWVTHSAGVGRAVAEWLVDGYCSSFDLHECDVNRFEPHQLSPEYVLARDCRNFVEVYDILHPLQPSGEPRPIRTSPFYARQQEHGAFFLEANGWERPQWYESNAHLVEGRSIPTPNDWAAQYWSPIVGAEAQVTRETVALYDMTALKRLEVSGPGAADFLEGLVTGKVAKSVGSVTYTLLLDHDGGIRSDITVARLARDLFQVGANGNLDLDWFTRHLPADGTVQVRDITAGTCCIGLWGPLARKVLQPLTDEDFSGDGLKYFRAKRAHIGSVPVTAMRLSYVGELGWELYTTADLGQKLWDTLWAAAEPLGGIVAGRGAFNSLRLEKGYRSFGTDMTYEHDPYEAGVGFAVKLDKGDFIGKAALERRKADVRRKLTCLTIDDPHSVVMGKEPVYDGDHAVGYVTSAAYGYTIGKGIAYAWLPAELATPGTTVHIGYFDQRVEAVVAEEPLFDPTMSRLRG; translated from the coding sequence ATGGCGGGACCCCGAGTGGTCATCATCGGAGCGGGCGTCGTGGGAGCGGCCCTCGCCGACGAGATCTCCGCACGCGGCTGGACCGAGGTGACCGTGGTCGACCAGGGCCCCCTCCCGGCCACCGGGGGATCCTCCTCGCACGCCCCGGGCCTCGTCTTCCAGACGAACCCCTCCAAGACCATGACGGAGCTGGCCCGCTACACGGTCGAGAAGTTCTGCTCCCTGGACGTCGACGGCAAGCCCTGCTTCCTCCAGGTCGGCGGCCTGGAAGTGGCGACGACGCCCGAGCGCCTCGCCGAACTCCACCGCCGCCACGGCTGGATCACCTCCTGGGGAATCGAGGCGCGCCTGCTGACCGCCGACGAGTGCGTGGAGCAGCACCCGCTGGTCGACCGCGACAAGATCCTCGGAGGGCTCCTGGTCCCCACCGACGGCCTCGCCAAGGCCGTCCTCGCCGTCGAGGCGCAGATCCGCCGGGCCACCGGGCGCGGCGTCCGCTTCCTCGCCCGACACGAAGTCCTCGACGTGCGGCAGAGCGAGGGCCGGGTGACCGGCGTGCTGACCGACCAGGGTGAGATCCCCGCCGACGTCGTCGTGTGCTGCGCCGGCATCTGGGGCCCGAAGATCGCCCGCATGGTCGGGATGAACCTGCCGCTCACCCCGCTCGCCCACCAGCTCGCCTGGACCGGCCCGATTCCCGCCCTCGCCGGCCAGACCGAGGAAGCGGTCCGCCCGATCCTGCGCCACCAGGACGCCGACCTCTACTACCGCGACCGATTCGACGGCATCGGCATCGGTTACTACGGCCACCGCCCCATGCCCGTCTCCGCCGACGACATCCTCTCCGTGGACGAGGCCGAGGAGATGCCCTCGGTCCTGAAGTTCACCGAGGAGGACTTCGAGGACGCCTGGACCGAGACCCGGTCCCTGCTCCCCGCGACCCGCGAGGCCAAGGTCGAGGAGGGCATCAACGGCCTGTTCTCCTTCACCACCGACGGCTACCCGCTCCTCGGCGAGTCCCAGGACGTCAAGGGCTTCTGGGTGGCCGAGGCCGTGTGGGTCACCCACTCCGCGGGCGTCGGGCGGGCCGTCGCCGAGTGGCTGGTCGACGGTTACTGCTCCTCCTTCGACCTGCACGAGTGCGACGTCAACCGCTTCGAGCCGCACCAGCTCTCCCCGGAGTACGTCCTGGCCCGGGACTGCCGGAACTTCGTCGAGGTCTACGACATCCTCCACCCCCTCCAGCCCTCGGGTGAGCCGCGCCCGATCCGCACCAGCCCCTTCTACGCCCGCCAGCAGGAACACGGCGCGTTCTTCCTGGAGGCGAACGGCTGGGAGCGCCCCCAGTGGTACGAGTCCAACGCGCATCTGGTCGAAGGCCGCTCCATCCCGACGCCCAACGACTGGGCCGCGCAGTACTGGTCGCCCATCGTCGGCGCCGAGGCCCAGGTCACCCGGGAGACGGTCGCCCTGTACGACATGACGGCCCTCAAGCGCCTGGAGGTGAGCGGCCCGGGCGCCGCCGACTTCCTGGAGGGCCTCGTCACCGGCAAGGTCGCCAAGTCCGTCGGCTCGGTGACGTACACCCTGCTGTTGGACCACGACGGCGGCATCCGCAGCGACATCACCGTCGCCCGCCTGGCCCGCGACCTCTTCCAGGTCGGCGCCAACGGCAACCTGGACCTCGACTGGTTCACCCGCCATCTCCCCGCCGACGGCACGGTCCAGGTCCGCGACATCACCGCCGGCACCTGCTGCATCGGCCTGTGGGGCCCGCTGGCGCGCAAGGTGCTCCAGCCCCTCACCGACGAGGACTTCTCGGGCGACGGCCTGAAGTACTTCCGCGCCAAGCGCGCCCACATCGGCTCCGTCCCCGTCACCGCGATGCGCCTGAGTTACGTCGGCGAGCTGGGCTGGGAGCTGTACACCACCGCCGACCTGGGCCAGAAGCTGTGGGACACCCTGTGGGCGGCGGCGGAACCCCTGGGCGGCATCGTCGCCGGCCGCGGCGCCTTCAACAGCCTGCGCCTGGAGAAGGGCTACCGCTCCTTCGGCACCGACATGACCTACGAGCACGATCCCTACGAGGCCGGCGTCGGCTTCGCCGTCAAGCTCGACAAGGGCGACTTCATCGGCAAGGCCGCGCTGGAGCGCCGCAAGGCGGACGTACGGCGGAAGCTGACCTGTCTCACCATCGACGACCCGCACTCGGTCGTCATGGGCAAGGAGCCGGTGTACGACGGCGACCACGCCGTCGGCTACGTCACCAGCGCGGCCTACGGCTACACGATCGGCAAGGGCATCGCCTACGCCTGGCTGCCTGCCGAGCTCGCCACCCCCGGCACCACGGTCCACATCGGCTACTTCGACCAGCGCGTCGAGGCGGTCGTCGCCGAGGAGCCCCTGTTCGACCCGACCATGTCCCGACTTCGTGGCTGA
- a CDS encoding ABC transporter substrate-binding protein, with product MARHWRAGAAGLAVLGLTLTACAGAKVGDSSSAGSKSSGGKCGTFNLAVNPWVGYEADAAVVAYVAQHDLGCTVNKKDLKEEIAWQGFGTGEVDAVLENWGHDDLKKKYITEQKTAVEAGQTGNKGIIGWFVPPWLAKAHPDITDWKNLDKYADKFKTSESGGKGQLLDGDPSYVTNDAALVKNLKLNFKVVYAGSETALIQAFRTAEKNKQWMIGYFYEPQWFMSEVPLVKVNLPAYKTGCDADAAKVACDYPVYNLDKIVSASFAKSAGPAYNLVKNFNWTNDDQNTVAKYIAVDKMSDDAAAKKWVDANRDKVEAWLK from the coding sequence ATGGCAAGACACTGGCGAGCCGGCGCGGCCGGCCTGGCCGTCCTCGGCCTCACCCTCACGGCGTGCGCAGGGGCGAAGGTCGGCGACAGCTCCTCCGCGGGCTCGAAGTCCTCCGGCGGCAAGTGCGGCACGTTCAACCTGGCCGTCAACCCGTGGGTGGGCTACGAGGCGGACGCGGCGGTCGTCGCGTACGTCGCTCAGCACGACCTCGGCTGTACGGTCAACAAGAAGGACCTGAAGGAGGAGATCGCCTGGCAGGGCTTCGGGACCGGCGAGGTCGACGCCGTCCTGGAGAACTGGGGCCACGACGATCTGAAGAAGAAGTACATCACCGAGCAGAAGACCGCCGTCGAGGCCGGGCAGACGGGCAACAAGGGCATCATCGGCTGGTTCGTGCCGCCGTGGCTGGCCAAGGCCCACCCGGACATCACCGACTGGAAGAACCTCGACAAGTACGCCGACAAGTTCAAGACCTCCGAGTCGGGCGGCAAGGGACAGCTGCTCGACGGCGACCCGTCCTACGTCACCAACGACGCGGCGCTGGTGAAGAACCTCAAGCTGAACTTCAAGGTGGTGTACGCGGGCAGTGAGACCGCGCTCATCCAGGCGTTCCGGACCGCCGAGAAGAACAAGCAGTGGATGATCGGCTACTTCTACGAGCCGCAGTGGTTCATGTCCGAGGTGCCGCTGGTCAAGGTCAACCTGCCGGCGTACAAGACGGGCTGTGACGCCGACGCGGCGAAGGTGGCGTGCGACTACCCGGTCTACAACCTGGACAAGATCGTCAGCGCGAGCTTCGCGAAGTCCGCCGGCCCCGCGTACAACCTGGTGAAGAACTTCAACTGGACGAACGACGACCAGAACACCGTGGCCAAGTACATCGCGGTGGACAAGATGTCGGACGACGCGGCGGCCAAGAAGTGGGTCGACGCCAACCGCGACAAGGTCGAGGCCTGGCTGAAGTAG
- a CDS encoding ABC transporter permease: protein MAVAADAAAPVATVRRRVSRPTVVAGILIVWVVLFAVLRGRQTLSLAAADLTALHRWLNDVNDSIGANRNSNPLFLYFFNEIRLVIDNLVTFVQSLISQPTGGRPVPQIGWLGVVGLTGYVSWAVGNWRVALLAVAGFTFFGLQGLWQESMDTLALTLSAVVVALVIGIPLGVWAGLSDRFNRIMTPFLDFMQTMPTFVYLAPLTLIFLIGGASAVITTVIYAAPPAIRITAHAIRSVPETTVEAADSLGTTRSQQLLKVLLPMSKRTVVMGVNQTIMAALAMVTIAALIDAPGLGKTVVQALQSLDVGTAFNAGLAIVVMAIVLDRVTTAAAARTEAARRTGGRFLKWRRPLLVAGGITAAVLVYLSHTYVWAAEFPGNGSTGSHIASAADTTTTWLQDHLSGLTNALRDIITNGLLNPFQTLLTDSPWWLVGVTLVALGAVLGGWRAGVTAAVCVGLLVGTGLWSDSMTTLASTAVATVLVMLLGVVFGVWMGRSLLVDRLVRPTLDAAQVMPPFVYLVPFLALFGATRFTAIVAAVVYAAPVAIKIIADGVRNVSESTVEAATSAGCNTWQIITKVQLPMARSALTLATNQGLIYVLSMVVVGGLVGAGALGYDVVAGFSQGELYGKGLAAGLAIVLLGVMFDRITQAAARRTRA, encoded by the coding sequence ATGGCCGTCGCCGCCGACGCGGCCGCGCCGGTCGCGACCGTACGCAGAAGGGTCAGCCGTCCCACGGTGGTGGCGGGGATCCTGATCGTCTGGGTGGTGCTGTTCGCCGTGCTGCGCGGCCGGCAGACGCTGTCCCTCGCCGCGGCCGATCTCACCGCTCTGCACCGCTGGTTGAACGACGTCAACGACAGCATCGGGGCCAACCGCAACTCCAACCCGCTCTTCCTGTACTTCTTCAACGAGATCCGCCTGGTCATCGACAACCTGGTGACCTTCGTCCAGTCCCTGATCTCGCAGCCGACCGGCGGCCGCCCGGTCCCGCAGATCGGCTGGCTCGGCGTCGTCGGCCTCACCGGCTACGTCTCCTGGGCCGTGGGCAACTGGCGGGTCGCCCTGCTGGCCGTGGCCGGTTTCACGTTCTTCGGGCTGCAGGGGCTGTGGCAGGAGAGCATGGACACGCTGGCGCTGACCCTGTCGGCGGTCGTCGTGGCGCTGGTCATCGGCATCCCCCTCGGCGTGTGGGCCGGTCTCTCCGACCGGTTCAACCGGATCATGACGCCCTTCCTGGACTTCATGCAGACGATGCCGACCTTCGTCTACCTCGCCCCGCTGACCCTGATCTTCCTCATCGGCGGGGCGTCCGCCGTGATCACCACGGTGATCTACGCGGCACCGCCCGCCATCCGCATCACCGCGCACGCCATCCGCTCCGTGCCCGAGACCACCGTCGAGGCGGCGGACTCGCTCGGCACGACGCGGTCGCAGCAACTGCTCAAAGTGCTGCTGCCGATGTCCAAGCGCACCGTGGTCATGGGCGTCAACCAGACGATCATGGCCGCTCTGGCCATGGTGACCATCGCCGCCCTGATCGACGCGCCCGGGCTCGGCAAGACGGTCGTCCAGGCCCTGCAGTCGCTCGACGTCGGGACCGCCTTCAACGCCGGCCTCGCCATCGTCGTCATGGCCATCGTCCTCGACCGGGTCACCACGGCCGCTGCCGCACGCACCGAGGCGGCCCGCCGCACGGGCGGCCGGTTCCTCAAGTGGCGCCGGCCGCTGCTGGTGGCCGGCGGGATCACGGCCGCGGTCCTGGTCTATCTGTCCCACACCTACGTCTGGGCGGCCGAGTTCCCCGGCAACGGCAGCACCGGCAGTCACATCGCGAGCGCGGCCGACACCACGACCACCTGGCTGCAGGACCATCTCTCGGGCCTGACCAACGCACTTCGGGACATCATCACCAATGGCCTGCTCAATCCCTTCCAGACGCTGCTCACCGACTCCCCGTGGTGGCTCGTCGGCGTCACCCTGGTCGCGCTCGGCGCGGTGCTCGGCGGCTGGCGCGCCGGGGTGACGGCCGCCGTGTGCGTCGGGCTGCTCGTCGGCACGGGCCTGTGGTCGGACAGCATGACGACCCTCGCCTCGACCGCCGTGGCCACGGTGCTGGTCATGCTGCTCGGTGTCGTCTTCGGCGTGTGGATGGGACGCAGCCTGCTCGTGGACCGGCTGGTGCGGCCCACCCTGGACGCCGCACAGGTGATGCCGCCGTTCGTCTATCTCGTGCCGTTCCTGGCCCTCTTCGGTGCCACCCGCTTCACCGCGATCGTCGCGGCCGTCGTGTACGCGGCGCCCGTCGCCATCAAGATCATCGCGGACGGTGTGCGGAACGTGTCCGAGTCCACGGTGGAGGCGGCCACCTCGGCCGGGTGCAACACCTGGCAGATCATCACCAAGGTTCAGCTGCCGATGGCACGCAGCGCCCTGACTCTCGCGACCAACCAGGGGCTGATCTACGTGCTGTCGATGGTTGTGGTGGGCGGCCTGGTAGGGGCCGGCGCCCTCGGCTACGACGTCGTGGCCGGATTCTCGCAGGGAGAGCTGTACGGCAAGGGGCTGGCGGCGGGGCTCGCCATCGTACTGCTCGGAGTCATGTTCGACCGGATCACTCAGGCTGCGGCACGACGCACCAGGGCATAA
- a CDS encoding quaternary amine ABC transporter ATP-binding protein — MTPTQTEVSQRRGTSQDPQDRTPVISVRRLWKVFGPKADQVPDSEELCGLTRRELMDRTGCTAAVRDVNFDVSPGEVFVVMGLSGSGKSTLVRCLTRLIEPTAGEVVFEGEDIRGADAKRLRDMRRSKFSMVFQHFGLLPHRRVVDNVAFGLEIRGMGKAERTRRALEVVELVGLAGYENSYPDQLSGGMQQRVGLARALAGDPDVLFFDEPFSALDPLIRRDMQSEVIRLHHEVGKTMVFITHDLSEALKLGDRILIMRDGKMVQCGTGDELVGAPADDYVRDFVKDVPRGDVLTLRWIMRPAQPDDALDGPELGPDVVVREATRAVLAAEKPVKVVEGGKLLGIVGDEEILSVVAGQEGGV; from the coding sequence GTGACCCCCACACAGACCGAGGTGTCGCAGCGGCGCGGCACGTCCCAGGACCCCCAGGACCGGACCCCGGTCATCTCCGTGCGCCGGCTGTGGAAGGTGTTCGGGCCGAAGGCCGACCAGGTGCCGGACTCCGAGGAACTGTGCGGGCTGACCCGCCGCGAGCTCATGGACCGCACCGGGTGCACCGCCGCCGTCCGCGACGTGAACTTCGACGTGTCACCCGGCGAGGTCTTCGTCGTCATGGGCCTGTCCGGCTCCGGAAAGTCCACCCTGGTGCGATGTCTGACCCGGCTGATCGAACCCACCGCCGGGGAGGTGGTCTTCGAGGGCGAGGACATCCGCGGCGCCGACGCCAAGCGGCTGCGGGACATGCGGCGCAGCAAGTTCTCCATGGTCTTCCAGCACTTCGGCCTGCTGCCGCACCGCAGGGTCGTCGACAACGTGGCGTTCGGCCTGGAGATCCGGGGCATGGGCAAGGCCGAGCGGACCAGGCGCGCTCTGGAGGTCGTGGAGCTGGTGGGCCTGGCCGGATACGAGAACTCCTATCCAGACCAGCTCTCCGGCGGCATGCAGCAGCGCGTAGGCCTCGCCCGTGCCCTCGCGGGCGACCCCGACGTCCTCTTCTTCGACGAGCCGTTCTCCGCCCTCGACCCGCTGATCCGCCGCGACATGCAGAGCGAGGTCATCCGCCTGCACCACGAGGTCGGCAAGACCATGGTGTTCATCACCCACGACCTCTCCGAGGCCCTGAAGCTGGGCGACCGCATCCTGATCATGCGCGACGGCAAGATGGTCCAGTGCGGCACCGGCGACGAACTCGTCGGCGCCCCCGCCGACGACTACGTACGGGACTTCGTCAAGGACGTGCCGCGCGGCGACGTCCTCACCCTGCGCTGGATCATGCGCCCCGCTCAGCCCGACGACGCACTAGACGGCCCCGAGCTGGGCCCGGACGTCGTGGTGCGCGAAGCAACCCGGGCGGTGCTGGCGGCCGAGAAGCCGGTCAAGGTGGTCGAGGGCGGCAAGCTGCTCGGCATCGTCGGCGACGAGGAGATCCTCTCCGTCGTCGCCGGGCAGGAAGGCGGTGTGTGA
- the purU gene encoding formyltetrahydrofolate deformylase — translation MSPRPQPGDEYVLTFSCPDRAGLVHAVSGFLVRNSGNILQSQQFDDRLQDRFFMRVHFNVSDPDITLEHLRYRFGPVAEAHGISWSLQDAATPTRTLIMVSKFGHCLNDLLFRRRTGALNIEIPAIVSNHRDFEALAETYGIPFHHVPVTKETKPEAEARLLELVRELDVDLVVLARYMQVLSDDLCKELEGRAINIHHSFLPSFKGAKPYQQAYERGVKLVGATAHYVTPDLDEGQIIEQDVVRVDHSLDPDELVTVGRDVEAQVLARAVKWHTESRVMVDGSRTVVFR, via the coding sequence ATGTCCCCTCGACCGCAACCCGGCGACGAGTACGTCCTCACCTTCTCCTGCCCGGACAGGGCCGGACTGGTCCATGCCGTGAGTGGCTTCCTGGTCAGGAACTCGGGCAACATCCTCCAGAGCCAGCAGTTCGACGACCGCCTTCAGGACCGTTTCTTCATGAGGGTCCACTTCAATGTGTCCGATCCGGACATCACCCTGGAACATCTGCGTTACCGCTTCGGCCCCGTCGCCGAGGCCCACGGCATCTCCTGGAGCCTCCAGGACGCCGCGACGCCGACGCGGACGCTGATCATGGTCTCGAAGTTCGGTCACTGCCTCAACGACCTGCTCTTCCGCCGCCGCACCGGCGCCCTCAACATCGAGATCCCGGCCATCGTCTCCAACCACCGGGACTTCGAGGCCCTGGCGGAGACCTACGGCATCCCCTTCCACCACGTCCCGGTGACCAAGGAGACCAAGCCCGAGGCCGAGGCGCGCCTGCTGGAGCTGGTGCGGGAGCTGGACGTCGACCTCGTGGTCCTGGCCCGCTACATGCAGGTGCTCTCCGACGACCTGTGCAAGGAGCTGGAGGGCCGTGCCATCAACATCCACCACTCCTTCCTGCCGAGCTTCAAGGGCGCGAAGCCCTACCAGCAGGCGTACGAGCGCGGCGTGAAGCTGGTCGGCGCGACGGCCCACTATGTGACGCCGGACCTGGACGAGGGCCAGATCATCGAGCAGGACGTGGTCCGGGTGGACCACTCCCTCGACCCCGACGAACTCGTCACGGTCGGCCGCGACGTGGAGGCCCAGGTCCTGGCCCGCGCGGTGAAGTGGCACACCGAGAGCCGCGTGATGGTGGACGGCAGCCGCACCGTGGTCTTCCGCTGA
- a CDS encoding methylenetetrahydrofolate reductase: protein MGAEALRALLDRVRYEVLPAKATEEKVLAHVPRDVVVTVTASPVKGLEPTLALTERLTAHGFRVVPHVPARLLRDDTHLKDVVERLRAAGVDDVFVPAGDADPPAGPYDGALPVLRRLGELGRPFAHMGITGYPESHPLIDDDITIQAMWDKRAHATYIVSNLCFDPRLLGDWIARIRRRDVTLPVYVGVAGPVQRAKLLSMATKIGVGESTRFLSRHPSWFLRFATPGGYAPERLLTRAAETLTEPSAGVAGLHLFTFNQIAETERWRRALLERLG, encoded by the coding sequence TTGGGCGCCGAGGCCCTGCGGGCGCTGCTCGACCGCGTCCGCTACGAGGTGCTGCCGGCGAAGGCGACCGAGGAGAAGGTCCTCGCCCATGTCCCGCGCGACGTCGTGGTCACGGTTACGGCGTCGCCGGTCAAGGGCCTGGAGCCGACCCTCGCCCTCACCGAGCGGCTCACCGCGCACGGCTTCCGCGTCGTCCCGCACGTGCCCGCACGGCTGCTGCGGGACGACACGCACCTGAAGGACGTCGTCGAGCGGCTGCGTGCGGCGGGTGTCGACGACGTGTTCGTGCCGGCGGGGGACGCCGATCCGCCGGCCGGGCCGTACGACGGGGCCCTGCCGGTGCTGCGCAGGCTGGGCGAGCTGGGCAGACCCTTCGCGCACATGGGGATCACCGGCTATCCGGAGAGCCATCCGCTCATCGACGACGACATCACCATCCAGGCGATGTGGGACAAGCGCGCGCACGCCACGTACATCGTCAGCAACCTGTGCTTCGACCCGCGCCTGCTCGGCGACTGGATCGCCCGGATAAGACGCCGGGACGTCACGCTGCCCGTGTACGTGGGGGTCGCCGGGCCGGTGCAGCGGGCGAAGCTGCTGTCCATGGCGACGAAGATCGGGGTGGGGGAGTCGACGCGCTTCCTGAGCCGGCACCCGTCGTGGTTCCTGCGGTTCGCGACGCCGGGCGGGTACGCGCCGGAGAGACTGCTCACGCGCGCGGCGGAGACGCTCACGGAGCCCTCGGCGGGCGTGGCGGGCCTGCACCTGTTCACCTTCAACCAGATCGCGGAGACCGAGCGCTGGCGCCGCGCACTGCTCGAAAGGCTCGGCTGA
- the betA gene encoding choline dehydrogenase: protein MAPLHYDFVIVGGGSAGSALANRLSADPGNRVLVLEAGRSDYPWDVFIHMPAALTYPIGSRFYDWKYESEPEPHMGGRRIYHARGKVLGGSSSINGMIFQRGNPMDYERWAADPGMETWDYAHCLPYFRRMENCLAADPDDEFRGHDGPLVLERGPATNPLFTAFLKATQEAGYAPTDDVNGYRQEGFAKFDRNVHRGRRLSASKAYLKPAMKRPNLTVRTRAFVTRVLFEGERAVGVEYRHGRGAPQQVRAGEVILCGGAINSPQLLQLSGVGNAAELSALGIDVVHDLPGVGENMQDHLEVYVQYACKQPVSMQPYMAKWRAPFIGLQWLFRKGPAATNHFEAGGFARSNEDVEYPNLMFHFLPVAVRYDGSSPAGGHGYQVHVGPMYSDAIGSVKIKSKDPREHPALRFNYLSTEQDRREWVEAIRVARQILNQSALAPYNGGEISPGPSVETDEEILAWVAKEGETALHPSCTCKMGTDDMSVVDPLSMKVHGLEGLRVVDASVMPYVTNGNIYAPVMMIAEKAADLILGREPLTPSKAAYYRHRDAQKQAG from the coding sequence ATGGCTCCCCTGCATTACGACTTCGTCATCGTCGGCGGTGGATCAGCCGGCAGCGCACTGGCGAACCGGCTCTCGGCCGACCCCGGAAACCGGGTGCTCGTGCTGGAGGCGGGCCGCTCCGACTACCCCTGGGACGTGTTCATCCACATGCCCGCGGCGCTGACCTACCCGATAGGCAGCCGCTTCTACGACTGGAAGTACGAGTCCGAGCCCGAACCCCACATGGGCGGCCGGCGCATCTACCACGCCCGCGGCAAGGTGCTGGGCGGCTCCAGCAGCATCAACGGCATGATCTTCCAGCGCGGCAACCCGATGGACTACGAGCGCTGGGCCGCCGACCCCGGCATGGAGACCTGGGACTACGCGCACTGCCTGCCGTACTTCCGGCGGATGGAGAACTGTCTCGCGGCCGACCCCGACGACGAGTTCCGCGGCCACGACGGCCCCCTCGTCCTCGAACGCGGACCGGCGACCAACCCGCTGTTCACCGCCTTCCTCAAGGCCACCCAGGAGGCGGGCTACGCCCCCACGGACGACGTCAACGGCTATCGGCAGGAGGGTTTCGCCAAGTTCGACCGCAATGTCCACCGCGGGCGTCGGCTGTCGGCCTCCAAGGCGTACCTCAAGCCCGCGATGAAGCGGCCGAACCTCACGGTGAGGACCCGCGCCTTCGTCACCCGTGTCCTCTTCGAGGGCGAGCGCGCCGTCGGCGTCGAGTACCGGCACGGCCGCGGCGCGCCCCAGCAGGTCAGGGCCGGTGAGGTCATCCTGTGCGGCGGCGCCATCAACTCCCCGCAGCTGCTCCAGCTCTCCGGCGTCGGCAACGCCGCCGAGCTGTCCGCCCTCGGCATCGACGTCGTCCACGACCTGCCGGGTGTCGGCGAGAACATGCAGGACCACCTGGAGGTGTACGTCCAGTACGCCTGCAAGCAGCCCGTCTCCATGCAGCCGTACATGGCGAAGTGGCGCGCCCCCTTCATCGGGCTGCAGTGGCTGTTCCGCAAGGGCCCGGCGGCCACCAACCACTTCGAGGCCGGCGGTTTCGCCCGCAGCAACGAGGACGTCGAGTACCCCAACCTGATGTTCCACTTCCTGCCCGTCGCGGTCCGCTACGACGGCTCCTCACCGGCCGGCGGCCACGGCTACCAGGTGCACGTCGGGCCCATGTACTCCGACGCCATCGGCTCCGTGAAGATCAAGAGCAAGGACCCGCGCGAGCACCCCGCCCTGCGCTTCAACTACCTGTCCACCGAGCAGGACCGCCGCGAGTGGGTCGAGGCCATCCGCGTCGCCCGCCAGATCCTCAACCAGTCCGCACTCGCCCCCTACAACGGCGGCGAGATCTCGCCCGGACCCTCCGTCGAGACCGACGAGGAGATCCTCGCCTGGGTCGCCAAGGAGGGCGAGACCGCCCTGCACCCCTCGTGCACCTGCAAGATGGGCACCGACGACATGTCCGTCGTCGACCCGCTGAGCATGAAGGTGCACGGCCTGGAGGGGCTGCGCGTGGTGGACGCCTCGGTGATGCCGTACGTCACCAACGGCAACATCTACGCCCCGGTGATGATGATCGCCGAGAAGGCGGCCGACCTCATCCTCGGCAGGGAGCCGCTGACGCCCTCCAAGGCCGCCTACTACCGGCACCGCGACGCCCAGAAGCAGGCCGGGTAG
- a CDS encoding IclR family transcriptional regulator has translation MSNFSPDTETNGSQAGGVQSVDRAISVLEILAQRGEAGVSEVAAEIDVHKSTAFRLLGALEARGLVEQSGERGKYRLGFGIVRLAGAVTGRLDLTQQGRPVCERLAEEIGETVNIAVMQEHYAINLYQVRGPAAVAAHNWVGELTPLHATSSGKILLAHLPAKERAALLAEAGLKKVTPHTITAKTKLEKHLAEARERGYAWTLEELEIGLHAMAAPIRDREGQVIASISASGPSYRFTEERMQELAPVLLKGAEEISHRMGYLG, from the coding sequence ATGAGCAACTTCAGTCCGGATACCGAAACGAACGGTTCACAGGCCGGCGGGGTGCAGTCCGTCGACCGCGCCATCAGTGTGCTCGAGATCCTGGCCCAACGCGGCGAGGCGGGCGTCAGCGAGGTGGCCGCCGAGATCGATGTCCACAAGTCCACCGCGTTCCGGCTGCTCGGCGCCCTCGAGGCGCGCGGTCTGGTGGAGCAGTCGGGCGAGCGCGGCAAGTATCGGCTCGGCTTCGGCATCGTACGCCTGGCGGGCGCGGTCACGGGGCGCCTCGACCTCACCCAGCAGGGCCGTCCGGTGTGCGAGCGCCTCGCGGAGGAGATCGGCGAGACGGTCAACATCGCCGTCATGCAGGAGCACTACGCGATCAACCTGTACCAGGTGCGCGGTCCCGCAGCCGTCGCCGCGCACAACTGGGTCGGGGAGCTGACCCCGCTGCACGCCACCTCGAGCGGCAAGATCCTGCTGGCCCACCTGCCCGCCAAGGAGCGCGCCGCACTGCTGGCGGAGGCCGGACTGAAGAAGGTGACCCCCCACACGATCACCGCGAAGACGAAGCTGGAGAAGCACCTCGCGGAGGCCCGCGAGCGCGGCTACGCCTGGACGTTGGAGGAGCTGGAGATCGGACTGCACGCGATGGCGGCGCCGATCCGCGACCGCGAAGGCCAGGTCATCGCGTCGATCAGCGCCTCCGGGCCCTCGTACCGGTTCACCGAGGAGCGCATGCAAGAACTCGCTCCGGTGCTCCTCAAGGGCGCGGAGGAGATCAGCCACCGCATGGGTTACCTCGGCTGA